A window of Thiothrix nivea DSM 5205 genomic DNA:
GCACTGTGGGGCTTCCTTCTCGTTGTCGGTTCCCCATGTGCTGATCCAGCTTTTTGCCTCGGCCCAGGTGACGTGTAAACCGTCTTGCTGGTAGTCCTCCCATGAAGCCAACGCATCCGCGTAGAAGGCCGCCTTGCGCTCTTCCTGTTCAATGTAACGGTTGATTGCTTCCACCATCAGCCAGTGAGGTGTACGCCGCTTGTTATCGGCCAGACGCCGCAGGCGGGTACTCATGTCATCGCTTAACTTTACGGATGTGGTCGCCATCGTGTTTGCTCCAGTGTTTAAAGGTAACACCTAGTAATAACTCTTAGTTGAGCATAGCGCAGGTGAGAGAAACGCCGCAATAACAGCACATCGCTGGAGCTTGCCGATGTTTCTGGATTCCTCCCAACAACGGCAGGAGTTTGAAGCCCAAAGGAACGAAAACCTACGCTAATCCAGTTCCGCTGGACTTCAAACTCTTGCTACGCTCAAGCCCATGAACATCAACCCACCTACCCCAACTGACACCACCACTTTCAATGACGTGGTGCAGCTCATCCAGTCTGCCCGCCAGCAGGCATAC
This region includes:
- a CDS encoding CopG family ribbon-helix-helix protein — its product is MATTSVKLSDDMSTRLRRLADNKRRTPHWLMVEAINRYIEQEERKAAFYADALASWEDYQQDGLHVTWAEAKSWISTWGTDNEKEAPQCHK